AACTAGTTTCTAACTAGAGTAGTCACATGATGCTACGGGAGAGAGAATGCAGTCCTATGGTGGACTTATTGTGTTTTTCCAatttgtatgtaacataaacCCAAATTATAAGTAAATTGTAACTTGGCTGAGAGTTATGGATCCCTGCAACCTACCCTAATAAATCAAGAATCACAACACTCTGGAGTTTTGGCAATACTTTGGCAAACCAGACGTAGCCAACAGCCAAATCTGGGAGCTTGACTTCGACAAAGCCTGGACCACTCTTGCAGACCATGGCCAGCTTCTAGGAATATGCCTGGCATTTTGGTTTAGTAATAACCAAAGGCCATTGGAGAAGTGACATTTTCAAGTAGATCATCCttcttataataaatattatggcATTCTTTGATGTCCAATTTAAGAAACATGTCCAATGATTGCTCTCAGCGTTTAGCGTTGATGAACGCCACCCAAAGCTTGTAAGGGCGTGTGGGAGCAAGAAAAGTAATCCTCCAATTTCTATTCTTAATTATAGACTATTATGAGAGTTTCTCATCGGAGGTTAAAGGTTCATCACAATATAAAGacgtatagatatatacatattaaccctgtaaatGTTTCTTGTTTGAAAGAACACTCCTTACTCTTTGACAGACATGAATGTCGGCTTGTTAAATTTATTTAAGGGTTGGAAACAGGTTGTCAACAAGTCCTTAGTTTGGAAAACAGCGTTGTGTGTTATTGCGCAGGACAAAGTTAAGTCATTTTATCTGACGCCCGTTGGATAATAATGGTCAGTAAAAATATGGAAGCCTATCTCACTACCGCCCACGAAAAATTCATGTGTCTAATTTTTGTTGGATACATTGTTAGGAGCCCTCAAAATATTGtcgatatgaaaaaaatagtgagCAACAAGAAAATGAATTGATCAGTCAGAATCACATGTCATCTGCAAGAGTCTATAGTAAATATAACCCCAACCTGACCCAATACATACGGAAAATGGGGTCAGTCAGACATGCCCAGGGGTAGGATGTACCATAGTCTGGGAAATTATCTCCTAAGGGTTAGTATTCATCTACTTACTGTAACTTCTTGGTCAAAACACTATGATAGTCTCCACGTCGCTGAAGAACCATTTTATTTCAAAGACTGATGGATATTTTCAACACAAGTGCAAAGACATGTGGAGTCGTGGAGGGTCACCTAAATATGAGTTAAGGCAATATCAGATACTGGATTTGGACTACAAGAAAGAATCGTCAACTGGTGAGTTCTACAGGAGCTACAACACAACTGGAGATGTTGTAACTCGCAGCTCCTCAGGAGTCCACAAGATGGCGGCAACTTACCACTCGTTGAGCAACCCTAAGGCCTCCACCATTGAGTTCAGTATGGAGTGGATAGAGGGGCAAAAGGTCATCGtcgttgaccttatttgcatttgcctacccagaattccttgtggttgtggcagcaccatgagatttctggggaaaaaacaaaaccttctGGCCTGTCTGGTAGATGCGGATTCATAAACAAAGCCAACGTTCTTTATTGATCTTAAAAGAGCGTTGATACTTTGTAACCCCCCCCTTAAAAAAAGTCGGAACACcgataaaaagttaaatataatttattttatttaaagcatagatgaaaaaaaagtgcagaaaaaataaaatattaggatGCGTAGTTAAGGTTGAAGGGCCTCGTTACTGTCTGGTGATGTTGAGTTTCCCAGCCAGTAGGGGTAAGAGTAATGGGCTGAAGGATCTGGCGCTCCTGGGGCAGGCTTCTGGCTTGATACACTGGTTATTGTGCATGACGAAGCCCTTTTGGCACACGCAGCCCGGGgagcacatcatggggcaggcCCGGTTTGGCTGCAGGTAATTGTCGCATGTGTCTTGGCAATGGGAGTTGCAGTCGTCGAATTTCCCGTTGGGGCCGCAGGAGGTGCACTCGCTCTCCGGGATGCACGTGTTGGATGTTGGCGACGAGAGGACGAAGCCGGGCTTGCAGTAACACTCAGGCTGGCAAAGCTTCAAGCACGGGATCTCGACGTTCCCGCAGCTTCTGGGGCAAGGCTTGCAggggtaaaatattttattgggcTCGCAAAATGCATCTGAAtggagcataaaaaaaaaatacaaaaaaaaatgaaagatttaGAGAAATAGGTAAATGTTTATAACCAAAACACTTATGAAGCTTGACTGACATAAAATGTGTTGTGTCCCGCATTTTATACGTTTCCacaactattaaccccttaaggacaatgggcggtcccgaaacccattgaaaacaatgcattttgagcccgtacatgtacaggctttgtcattaaggggttaaactgctaTTCCCGGTTCTTGTGAATTTGGAAGAATTTCTTTTAATGGATTAAAGgcaatttttacataaaaatgtttgattgctaAGTTGGCCGAGCCTTCTTGTAAAGGATGTCCAAAACtcatataataataagaataatttaaTAAGGAAAGGTTAAGAATATATTAaccataatatgtttttttctactaaGAATAAAATTGaattgttttgtaaaaaaatgataaatatggaACAATCACCGTAATGGATAATCCAATGATTGTTCCACCGTAATtagccattttttattattaaagcctGTGAGCATGAAGACGTAATGTGCCGACTGTCATATCCGGTCGTCGTTCACACTTACAAAGTTGGAAGACCACtggccttaaccccttaaggacaatgggcggtccctcaacccattgaaaacaatgcattaatgtcattaaggggttaaagtgccgGGCCCACCTCACTCATATTGAGTTAACCAACCTGACTGCTTGTTGATCCACTTAACCTAAAAATCCACAAATGAAGAATTTTCCTTACCTGGCTGGGATCTTGCTGTTTCTTGAGCAGATACCCCAATCAGACAGAGCCctgaaaaaaaggggaaaaaaacaaaaaacagcattaaGTTACAGTCTCCGAATTAGTAAATAGTAAAACACgtagacaaatatttttttaatataagaatATACTAATTAACTTtcttgtttcataaaaaaagtcattttctttttactttaaaaaaagaaattataatttTCCCAAAATTGTAAACATTACAATAttgctaaaatatataatatatatatatgtttttttaatttattctgttggtatatatttattaaaacaccaTTCCAGATTTTTTTATGCTGTGATTTACAAAGAAATTGGTATTTTTAATCTATATGAATTCTAGGAGAAAAATTCTGCTAAAAAGCTCTTCCAATTacctttttattacattttttgttcaaaataatCCTcaattttttaatgaattacaaaatgtaacaatcTGCACTTAAACAGACATTACTGAATATTTTTCCTGTATTGAAaaggtttaaaatatttatttcttttgaaattttatgaaataaaaaaattatatggtGATggaatagtaaatatattaatgttttatcgGAACTGCTTAAAAAATATCTCATCatgcctttttttgtaataatgttggtgaaaaaaaaagaaatattacctCCCAAACGCACACCCTTTATACTAGAAATGACTAATTGAAAAACCAGTTCTAGCGCTTTGAGCTTCAAAAGGATTTATTTCCATGTTCAAAAAAACCTCTATATAATTTTCTTAAATCATATTCGCCAGTCAGATctcatgtgtttaaaaaaaataaaatctccaAGAAATCCGTTACTGAACCCAAAAATGAGTCTATTAGCTGCATACGCGCACCggaacacatactaacacctgTAGAACCTCTGCAGAGGAAAAAGTCAGGCTTTGCTGTTATTTGGTATTTATTATGCTCCATTTAAGACAAACTTTAAGGCAGTAGCATTAATCTGGCCAACCCAAATTGTAAGTATCTAACATTCCGAAGTGAATTGTTTGACATCGAATTGcttatgggggaggggggggctgcACCCTTACTAAGCACTAGTAATCAAAGAAAGTTAGTGCTGGTGAGTCAATGGGATACTATATGTACTAAATTGTGtaaagagggtggtagatacgtggaacagcctcccagcagaggtggtaatacagtgaggggattaaacatgcatgggatagacatacggctcctgaatctaagacgagaccaacgactgattaaggtttgagtctttacagcaggagaaacgggcagactagacgggggccggaaggggccgatctgccggcaggttctatgtttcattGAGGCTGTTTTTGGATTCTGTAGGTAACACGGTTTGTGTTGTTCTGTTGCACATGCTGCCCGTGGCCCTAAGTATACCACAGGAGATCCGTACTCACCAAGTGTCAGGAAAAGTTTCACGGCGATCCTGTTCATCATCTTGGCTTCTAGCGTTGAGTCGTTTCACACAGCGGTAGTCGGTATCTCCTCGGAATCCTGTATTTCTTCAAGTTCTAAAAACACTGACGTCTCGCCTCTTTCTGTCTGGCTGGGGAGATGTCTGATGTCTCTCGGTCGCAGGCTGAGGATACTTATAGGCGAGGGGTGGATGGGTGGTGGAGCTCATTAAAAGATCTAAATTGAATACGGAGTCAGACACGTACTATGTGACATCACTAAGGTATTCCATGCATTATTCGGTTCATAAATGACACGCACAATCGGTTTAATGCACGTCTAGAAAATTCTTGCCCCCAAGAGGTTACTATTAGTCACACCTGGTGCAAGGTTCTCACACGAGAGCGGGGAAGAGTTGACCAGAAACTTTGTGATGGTTACAGTAACATATATGACAATAAATGACTTAATTATGTCTAAAACGCCTGTCTGTACGTGCGTTCTGACACCAGGCATATTCGGCAGTCTTCCCACCGCACCTCCATGTTGGATATTTTTCCATAACACACGGCTTTAAAGATCATTATAAAAACCTTTGTGAATAGGGAACCCtacgagagaaaaaaacaactttcaaACTCtattcataaggttgaaaaagtcATGGTTCCAGATAAACATTCGAGACGGTGAAGTCACCATTTTGGTCGTTGGATGAACAAATATTTTGGGTCGTACTCCTGCTCTTCGAAGGTTCGGCCGTGGAGATCTCCCGATGTTTATCCAAATACATTCACAGTCAGAACGTGGCCGCgccgtgtgttttttttgcgtTCGGTTCTTCCACGGGTGAATTACTACATAATTAGCAGCTTACTAAAAGAAACTTTCACTATTGCTCACTGCTCTAATTGTATAACGCATTGCGCGTAACTCTAAAAGCAACGATAAGTCAAAGTTGCAGAGTTCCATCCAAATGGAGAAACATCTTTAGATCAATGTCAGGCAGCAGCTGCAAAAGCCAACAAAATATCATCATGTATTAAAACGGGCAACGATGCATCCACAGCTTTCTTACTGTACAAAATTGACTTGACCCACACAGATTCTattctcctgtcttctttttcTCGTTTCTCTTTCATTTCCATGCTTATTAGAGGAGAACCCACCAATAGCCGTTTCCATAGTATCGGTGAACTTTATGATGGAGAAAAATTGAATATATTTGAATTTTCAATTAGCGTTGGCATGATTCtatccatttttaatataaagctTGCCCAAGGCTAGGGAAATCCAGCTGTGTGACTTGGCTTCTGCAAGGTGCTATGttgtaacaaataataatataacaggaTCACGCAACGATGACCTGTAACTCAGTAACATAGAAAGTATAAGTCGGCAAGTCTACACAGTTATTAATGTCACAAAATCATTGTTTGACCCAACATTTCATATTATGGCAGATATAGTTATTTTCCAAATTAAATACCAAAACTATATTCATAATTTCAGGCAGATAAACAAAACCTTCTCTCAAATTATTATCTTAATCCCTTTAATTAAATCCTAATCTTAATCCACACTTGGCACAATAACATATGGCAGTCTTAACCAAGTATCTGAACGCTACAAAACTTTATCTCCTAGAATTATTAGCTAGAACCCTAAAGAGgatcataggaattgtagtcctCACAACAGCTGTTGACCCTACAGGCCACCCTGGTCTATAAGGAAATTGCTTAACTAAATGATCTGTCCAGAGGGGGGACCTCCAGATATCACATGGTGAGTTCTAGATCAGTTGTAACGGTTACAGGCTAAACCAATCTTAATCTAATCCATGGGAATGTCCAATCAAAAggtacaaatttattttttattcggaagaaataccaaaaaatagtaGAAAGCAGCACTTTTCATGCTGTGTTTCCAAGACCAATGGAACTATCCATCGATTCCACCGGAACCCATACATGCGTGTGTGTTATGTCACAGTACAGCGCGCGATAGAGAAATTACTAGAAACGAGGTGTGACATCATCGTGCCTATGTATGCCTCACATTCCTTGACTAATAGAATTCCATTTTCTCTTTCTCAAATATTCAGCCCGTAGCGTGTCAGGTTCCGTTCACCTGTTAAAGGTTTAAGTGTAATTGCCGGATCCAGTTCTACCGGAACGTTCGTCCGGCTCTTATAGGATACAGAATGATGAAGAGTCATGGTGCATGCACGCCAAAATCGTCCCAGACAAAAATTACCAGAGTCACAGACAGGGAATAACTAAAAATAGCAGTCGTAAGAATCGTATCTACGCACGGCGGGTGTGCCGCGGGGTTACTAATATCATAAGAGTGAGTCCTTCTCAATCCACAGGTGATGCAAACATCGTGGACACTCCACCTACAAATCTCTAGTTCATTCACCAGAAGCTTCTGTGAGAAACAAAGTTCATTCTTGTCAATGGAATGAGTTTTTTTCATCAAGAATATtgggaaagggaaaaaaaaacttttggaaAGTTAAATGATGTTCTTGGGAAGTAAATAATGCCAGGAGTGGGCTACAAGAGTTTCGGATGGGGTTTGGGGATGTCCATTATGTGAGGGAACCAAGCTAAGTGGGTTTTAAAAATGGGTCTTCTCCCCCCGTCTATGCACAAGACAAACGTTTCCTTGCGTCTCAGTAGTCATGGATACTTTGTGACTCCATAAAACCTTCCGTGGGAATGCTGACACCGGTGGAAATAGCGAGGAAACATCCAATACCCGTCCCCTAATGACTTTATTTACTTCCTGAAATGTGGCGTGTGTTGAGGCCCAAATATTGTGTGGTGGCCGGCCATAGAAACCCGTTTTTTATGCACATGTTGGATTTCCTTCCATTTTGAGAATCCAAGTGAAAGCTCACAGTGAAGTAGATAAGAAACCGGCTCAACACTTATATAATATCGTAATCAGAAAAGAGTCTATTTGTCCACTTTATTTTCTCCATGGTTTTCTGGCAGCGCTTGGCAGGTATTCTCCGCATGTTCTGCATATGGGAACATACATGACATATAAGGACATATAGTCCTTGGGGGTCTCTAGCTCATCCATGTCCATGGCGGACGGAAAACTGTAGGTCTGTACTGACGATCTGGCACACCTTGCAAGTACTTGTTGAGGCACTGGCTGGTGGTACCTCATACTCCATACCGGATCTACCGATTGAGTGAATCTATGTATCCCACAGGTCCCACCTGGCCATCTGCCCACCGGACAAATTCCTGGAAGGTCTGTGGCTGATGGACTCTAATACTTACTGATTCTCCAGTAGCTGCATACACATGGCCTCATATCGAGTTGGAGAACACACATGGTCATCTGGTGGCCACTGGACTTACGTGTCAGGGCTGCCTAGCCATCCCAAGTCCAGTCCTGGATGACAGCCCAAAAAATGTCAGGGTCTTCATGCAACAGGAACGGCATAAAAGTTTCCACTGTTAGTCACGATATTATAATGGTGTTTTGGGTACTTAACATAGTGCTCATAAAACCAAAAACGCTTATTAAACTGTCTggataaaaacattattatttcacGTTTAAACCAGATTAAACAGGCTACTGGAAAAACACCGCGTAGGGACCGTCCTGTGACTTTATTGTGTGATACTTTTTGTTTAAAGTGCTCAgttttatgatttttgtttatttctcgttttatttaatttcaatttcGTTTAAAGGGTTTTAAAGgctaaaaaaagggaaagatagTTTAACGTACTTCAATCTGAGTTCTAGTACGCTAAAGGtgtgtagattgtaagctcattggaCACATGGCACATTTATTCATATCCTAGCTTCAACCACCGACATCATTATCGTGCGCCCAATACCATCATCATACCCTCCGACAGCATCATATTCCCCAAAAAGAAACCTCACAGGTAAGCTAAAAGGGAATAattaaaaatctaattaaatataatccaATAAATGAATTTTTTATTCAAATCTCTTAATAAAACTCAAACACAATGAGAGAGTGCTT
This window of the Spea bombifrons isolate aSpeBom1 chromosome 12, aSpeBom1.2.pri, whole genome shotgun sequence genome carries:
- the LOC128469610 gene encoding venom serine protease inhibitor-like, with product MMNRIAVKLFLTLGLCLIGVSAQETARSQPDAFCEPNKIFYPCKPCPRSCGNVEIPCLKLCQPECYCKPGFVLSSPTSNTCIPESECTSCGPNGKFDDCNSHCQDTCDNYLQPNRACPMMCSPGCVCQKGFVMHNNQCIKPEACPRSARSFSPLLLPLLAGKLNITRQ